A genomic window from Cupriavidus metallidurans CH34 includes:
- a CDS encoding glycosyltransferase family 4 protein, translated as MKSDLEECHEHRGNSEVQQLHEMAPKILISTTVPETFATILRGQPGYLASRFQVTLATSPADMLAKVETAEGLRVLSVPMARGINPLGDIKSIVRMIQVLREVRPQLVHSYTPKAGLVTMLAAWLCRVPVRVHTFTGLIFPTAHGIKQRILIWVDRLICFCSTRIVPEGLGVKRDLEKFGITRKPLCVIGSGNIAGVDTSYFSPALSGIAAGASDLKVKLAIEDRDFVFCFVGRLNRDKGVAELVSAFSVLPKNAILILVGAIDETAPVDENTLEMIASDQRIHHLGFMDDIRPALMLADVLVLPSYREGFPNVILQAGSMELPVIATDINGCNEVIEDGFNGWLVPPRDAVSLGRVMKSAMESPLSVLREMGVRARARIHERFERSQHWDRMIEFYSKLLNT; from the coding sequence ATGAAGTCTGATCTGGAAGAGTGCCACGAGCATCGTGGTAATAGCGAGGTGCAGCAGTTGCACGAGATGGCACCGAAGATCTTGATTTCCACGACAGTGCCAGAAACCTTCGCCACCATTTTAAGGGGGCAACCTGGATATTTGGCTAGTCGTTTTCAGGTGACTTTGGCAACAAGTCCAGCTGACATGTTGGCAAAAGTAGAGACAGCTGAGGGCCTACGTGTCTTAAGCGTACCAATGGCTCGTGGGATTAATCCACTAGGAGACATTAAATCTATCGTCCGCATGATCCAGGTGTTGCGTGAAGTGAGGCCGCAGCTCGTACATTCATATACACCGAAAGCCGGATTGGTCACGATGCTGGCAGCTTGGTTGTGCCGTGTGCCTGTCAGGGTACATACGTTTACCGGATTAATATTTCCTACTGCGCATGGGATCAAGCAGCGAATATTAATCTGGGTCGATAGGCTGATCTGCTTTTGTTCAACGCGGATTGTACCAGAGGGGCTCGGGGTAAAACGAGATCTTGAGAAGTTCGGAATTACTCGAAAACCATTGTGTGTGATTGGAAGCGGTAATATTGCAGGGGTTGATACCAGTTATTTTTCACCTGCGCTATCCGGTATTGCTGCTGGAGCATCGGATCTAAAGGTTAAGTTGGCGATAGAGGATCGTGATTTTGTCTTTTGCTTTGTGGGTAGATTGAACAGAGACAAAGGCGTAGCGGAGCTGGTGTCAGCTTTTTCTGTGCTCCCAAAGAATGCTATATTAATCCTCGTTGGGGCGATAGATGAAACCGCGCCGGTCGATGAAAATACGTTGGAGATGATTGCATCCGATCAGCGAATACATCACTTGGGATTCATGGACGATATCCGGCCGGCGTTGATGCTGGCGGATGTGCTGGTACTGCCGAGTTATCGCGAGGGTTTTCCAAATGTTATCCTTCAGGCTGGTTCAATGGAATTACCCGTTATTGCAACTGACATAAATGGTTGCAATGAGGTGATCGAGGATGGTTTTAATGGGTGGTTGGTGCCTCCCAGAGATGCTGTGAGCCTGGGACGCGTAATGAAGAGTGCGATGGAGTCACCCTTGAGTGTGCTGAGGGAGATGGGGGTTAGAGCGAGGGCGCGTATCCATGAGCGTTTCGAGCGGAGCCAACATTGGGATAGAATGATTGAGTTCTACTCGAAATTGCTGAATACATGA
- a CDS encoding acetyltransferase: MGKRHFFDDAWPNINMNGRWQVVGDFSALLAYAQVFDAAFVSIGNCRVRWAKHQALLAAGIPIATVIHPRAYISQFARLGIGSIAMAGVVINADVGDGGIVNTDATIDHDCILDNGVHVSPGAHLSGSVSVGKCSWIAVGASIKQGITVGSDAIVGAGAVVVRPVRDGVTVMGCPAREQRV; this comes from the coding sequence TTGGGAAAGCGTCATTTTTTTGATGATGCTTGGCCCAATATTAATATGAATGGCCGCTGGCAGGTGGTCGGTGATTTTTCGGCCTTACTTGCATATGCGCAAGTATTCGATGCCGCATTTGTCTCGATAGGAAATTGTCGTGTGCGATGGGCGAAGCACCAAGCCTTGCTTGCTGCTGGCATACCGATAGCCACTGTCATACATCCGCGTGCGTACATAAGTCAATTTGCACGCTTAGGTATTGGAAGCATTGCGATGGCAGGGGTTGTTATCAATGCTGATGTTGGTGACGGAGGCATTGTAAACACTGATGCCACCATAGATCATGACTGCATATTGGATAATGGAGTACATGTCAGCCCGGGAGCGCATCTAAGCGGAAGCGTAAGTGTTGGAAAATGTTCATGGATTGCTGTTGGTGCTTCGATAAAACAGGGTATCACGGTAGGTTCTGATGCAATTGTTGGTGCAGGTGCTGTAGTTGTGAGACCAGTTCGAGATGGCGTGACAGTGATGGGTTGTCCCGCACGGGAGCAGAGAGTCTAG
- a CDS encoding DegT/DnrJ/EryC1/StrS family aminotransferase, whose protein sequence is MLNTSFSPWPSFTKEEADAVQQVLLSNKVNYWTGTECREFEKEFAAWTGTRHAIALSNGTLALDLALKGLGIGPGDEVIVTPRTFIASASCVVNAGAIPVFADVDPESGNLSAETIARVLTPRTKAVICVHLAGWPCDMDPIMELAARHGLKVIEDCAQAHGARYKGRSVGSIGHVGAWSFCQDKIMTTGGEGGMVTLNDEALWREMWAYKDHGKSFEAVYEREHAPGFRWLHETFGTNWRMLEMQAVIGRIQLRRMTEWTARRTEHAEAIHSACKPFSAVRVPVAPASSTHAQYKCYVYVRPDHLAEGWTRDRIIQTIVDADVPCYQGSCSEVYLEKAFDDTGWRPAERLPIARAMGEDSLMFLVHPTLTKDEIAKTCRVLTDVLGRASR, encoded by the coding sequence ATGCTGAACACTTCATTTTCTCCGTGGCCTAGTTTCACCAAGGAAGAGGCGGACGCAGTCCAGCAGGTGTTGCTCTCTAATAAGGTGAACTATTGGACCGGCACGGAATGTCGCGAGTTCGAGAAAGAGTTTGCCGCATGGACGGGTACACGCCACGCCATCGCGCTCAGTAATGGCACATTGGCTTTGGACTTGGCGCTAAAGGGGCTTGGAATCGGGCCTGGCGATGAAGTCATCGTCACACCGCGCACGTTCATCGCCAGCGCGTCCTGCGTAGTCAACGCTGGTGCGATTCCGGTTTTCGCCGATGTCGATCCGGAAAGCGGAAACCTTTCGGCGGAGACCATTGCGAGAGTCCTGACGCCGCGCACCAAAGCAGTGATCTGCGTGCACCTTGCGGGGTGGCCATGCGACATGGATCCCATCATGGAGTTGGCGGCCCGCCATGGATTGAAGGTCATCGAGGATTGTGCACAGGCACACGGCGCTCGCTACAAGGGGCGTAGTGTCGGATCGATCGGACACGTCGGTGCATGGAGCTTCTGCCAGGACAAGATCATGACCACGGGTGGTGAAGGTGGCATGGTGACGCTCAATGATGAAGCGCTCTGGCGCGAGATGTGGGCGTACAAGGACCACGGCAAGAGCTTTGAGGCGGTGTACGAGCGTGAGCACGCACCGGGGTTTCGCTGGTTGCATGAGACCTTCGGCACCAACTGGCGAATGCTGGAGATGCAGGCCGTAATCGGACGTATTCAACTGCGCCGCATGACGGAGTGGACCGCTCGACGGACTGAACACGCCGAGGCAATTCATTCGGCCTGCAAACCATTCTCTGCCGTGCGTGTGCCTGTCGCTCCGGCGAGCAGCACCCACGCGCAATACAAATGCTATGTGTATGTCCGACCTGACCACTTGGCGGAAGGCTGGACGCGTGACCGAATCATTCAGACGATTGTCGATGCCGACGTGCCCTGTTATCAGGGCTCTTGTTCCGAGGTCTACCTTGAAAAGGCGTTTGACGATACTGGCTGGCGACCGGCCGAGCGGCTACCGATCGCACGCGCAATGGGCGAGGACAGCCTGATGTTCCTTGTACATCCCACCTTGACCAAGGATGAGATTGCAAAGACATGCCGTGTGCTGACTGACGTCCTCGGGCGGGCCAGCCGGTGA
- a CDS encoding sugar transferase: MKRFLDVTLSALALVLLGVPILILTCVIRTRLGGPVFFRQVRPGLNGRPFQMIKFRTMTDQRGPDGNLLPDAERITPFGSLLRASSLDELPELWNVFKGDMSLVGPRPLLMEYLPLYTPEQARRHDVRPGVTGWAQVNGRNALNWEEKFELDVWYVDNRSVWLDLKILWLTVWKVLGREGVSAPGEATMPKFTGKNE; this comes from the coding sequence ATGAAGAGATTTTTGGATGTGACATTGTCTGCACTGGCGCTTGTGCTGCTGGGCGTGCCGATTTTGATTCTGACGTGTGTGATTCGCACTCGGCTCGGTGGCCCCGTTTTCTTCAGACAGGTCCGGCCTGGTCTTAACGGAAGACCTTTTCAGATGATCAAGTTTCGTACCATGACTGATCAGCGTGGGCCCGACGGGAATTTGTTGCCGGATGCGGAGCGAATTACTCCATTCGGAAGTCTCCTGCGTGCAAGTAGTCTGGACGAGTTGCCGGAGCTTTGGAATGTATTCAAGGGCGACATGAGTCTTGTTGGCCCGCGTCCACTGTTGATGGAGTATTTGCCGCTGTATACCCCAGAACAGGCTCGAAGACATGACGTACGACCGGGGGTAACCGGGTGGGCGCAGGTAAATGGGCGTAATGCATTAAACTGGGAAGAGAAATTCGAGCTTGATGTATGGTATGTTGATAATCGTTCTGTCTGGCTGGATTTGAAAATCTTGTGGTTGACTGTCTGGAAGGTGCTGGGGCGCGAAGGCGTTAGTGCTCCTGGAGAGGCGACAATGCCGAAGTTCACGGGGAAGAATGAATAA
- a CDS encoding polysaccharide biosynthesis protein — protein sequence MKNLTVPLLALPRSAKRVVVVALDLILALVSVWVAFYLRIDQTGLPILQQEYVYFLSPLLAFPIFVRMGLYRAIFRYTGMAALASTAKAVGLYGVLFFSALLLLKLDGVPRSIGLIQPMLFLLLVGASRALARFWLAGTAAKVRAHEGRLLIYGAGDAGVQTASALAVTHQFVLLGFIDDDRAKIGRTINGLDIFGPDDVPEAVERMGVTDILLAIPSMGRAQRNAVIDKLRALPVHVRTLPGMVDLASGRVTIRDLQELDIEDLLGRAPVPPDAALLAKNLADKTVLVTGAGGSIGSELCRQIMLERPRRLVLVEHNEFGLYSIHQELERLRDEHRLQTEVVPLLASVVNLRRLREICGLYRPATVYHAAAYKHVPLVECNAAEGVMNNVFGTLNMARAAMESQAEYFVLVSTDKAVRPTNVMGASKRMAELVLQAMAARQSVDFGLLDVESEEAVPNRTVFAMVRFGNVLGSSGSVVPLFRRQLLEGGPLTVTHEKVTRYFMTIPEAAQLVLQAGAMAHGGEVFVLDMGQPVKIMDLARRMVQLSGMTVCDDQHPDGDIEIRVTGLRPGEKLYEELLIGDNPEGTAHERIMKAREDYVPWPEFAPVLASMRVAAEQSDEKQIKEILGRQVHGYGPQAEGKAANALLV from the coding sequence GTGAAGAATCTTACGGTTCCGCTACTCGCGCTGCCCCGGTCGGCCAAGCGCGTGGTTGTCGTTGCGCTGGATTTGATCCTGGCGCTGGTATCCGTCTGGGTGGCGTTCTATCTGCGCATAGACCAAACGGGACTGCCAATCCTGCAGCAGGAGTACGTCTATTTTCTCTCGCCTTTGCTGGCCTTCCCGATCTTCGTTCGAATGGGTTTGTACAGAGCGATCTTTCGGTACACAGGAATGGCCGCGCTTGCTAGCACTGCGAAGGCCGTGGGTCTCTATGGCGTATTGTTCTTCAGTGCGCTGCTTCTCTTGAAGCTCGATGGTGTACCGCGCAGCATTGGCCTGATCCAGCCGATGCTGTTCCTGTTGCTGGTTGGGGCGAGTCGTGCTCTGGCGCGCTTCTGGCTAGCGGGGACGGCGGCGAAGGTGCGTGCGCACGAAGGACGGTTGTTGATCTATGGTGCCGGCGACGCGGGCGTGCAAACTGCTTCGGCGCTTGCCGTTACGCATCAGTTTGTGCTGTTGGGGTTCATCGATGATGATCGGGCCAAGATCGGCCGTACGATCAACGGGCTCGATATCTTCGGTCCGGATGACGTGCCTGAAGCTGTCGAGCGTATGGGTGTCACCGACATCCTGCTTGCGATTCCATCCATGGGCCGCGCCCAGCGCAACGCCGTAATCGACAAGCTGCGCGCGCTGCCCGTGCACGTTCGAACGCTGCCTGGTATGGTGGATCTGGCATCGGGCCGTGTGACGATACGCGATCTGCAGGAACTCGATATCGAGGACTTGCTTGGCCGCGCACCGGTGCCACCCGATGCGGCATTGTTGGCGAAGAACCTTGCTGACAAGACGGTGCTCGTGACCGGGGCAGGCGGCAGCATCGGCAGTGAACTATGTCGCCAGATCATGCTGGAGCGGCCGCGTCGGCTGGTGCTGGTCGAACACAACGAGTTTGGGTTGTATTCGATTCACCAAGAGCTTGAGCGCTTGCGCGACGAGCATCGCCTGCAAACCGAGGTTGTTCCGCTACTGGCCAGTGTGGTCAATTTGAGGCGTTTGCGCGAGATCTGCGGGCTGTATCGACCTGCCACGGTTTATCACGCCGCCGCATACAAGCATGTGCCGTTGGTCGAGTGCAACGCGGCGGAAGGGGTCATGAACAACGTGTTCGGTACGCTGAACATGGCACGCGCCGCTATGGAAAGCCAGGCTGAGTACTTCGTGCTGGTGTCCACGGACAAGGCGGTTCGACCCACTAATGTAATGGGTGCTTCCAAGCGCATGGCGGAGCTGGTGTTGCAGGCAATGGCAGCCCGGCAATCGGTCGACTTTGGACTGCTCGATGTTGAGAGCGAGGAGGCTGTGCCGAATCGCACAGTTTTCGCGATGGTGCGATTTGGCAATGTGCTAGGCAGCAGCGGAAGCGTTGTCCCTCTGTTCAGACGTCAATTGCTGGAAGGCGGGCCGTTGACCGTGACCCACGAGAAGGTGACGCGTTACTTCATGACTATCCCGGAGGCTGCCCAACTGGTGCTGCAGGCTGGCGCCATGGCCCATGGCGGCGAGGTGTTCGTTCTGGACATGGGCCAGCCTGTCAAGATCATGGATCTGGCGCGACGCATGGTTCAGCTTTCTGGCATGACGGTGTGCGACGATCAGCATCCGGATGGCGATATCGAGATCCGCGTGACAGGTCTGCGCCCCGGCGAGAAGCTCTATGAAGAATTGCTGATCGGCGATAACCCCGAAGGTACGGCCCATGAGCGGATCATGAAGGCGCGAGAGGATTACGTGCCGTGGCCGGAATTTGCGCCCGTGCTTGCATCCATGCGTGTGGCGGCCGAGCAGAGCGACGAGAAGCAGATCAAGGAAATCCTGGGCCGTCAGGTCCACGGATATGGTCCGCAGGCAGAGGGCAAGGCTGCGAACGCCTTGCTGGTGTAA